From a single Prosthecobacter algae genomic region:
- a CDS encoding MotA/TolQ/ExbB proton channel family protein yields the protein MHLPPLAAVSGLQFGLENLSLPSLVIAGLLAVMSMISWTVLVAKWHLLSRATAANNVFMGKFRESAHPLALYLIRERIALSPMYHVYHEACRELAFYLVGEEEPGRTFNSRLQGAGRITSSQMGAVQNAMERAVVTSATHVEAKLGLIATVLAAAPFLGLFGTVWGMLDVFAVLAQTEGEAGMAELAPGVCSALLTTLLALFVTVPSLISYNFLVSKIRHLIVRLDNFANELSGVLDRQFVDHRSPDESLPSLGSMGTPTMPGFSNPPNQSLAPDGKLATA from the coding sequence ATGCATTTGCCCCCTCTCGCTGCGGTGTCCGGCCTTCAGTTCGGGCTGGAAAACCTCTCTCTCCCCAGCCTGGTCATTGCCGGGCTTTTGGCCGTGATGTCCATGATCAGTTGGACGGTGCTGGTGGCCAAGTGGCATCTCCTCAGCCGGGCCACGGCGGCGAACAATGTGTTCATGGGCAAGTTCCGCGAAAGCGCGCATCCGCTGGCGCTTTACCTGATCCGCGAGCGCATCGCCCTGTCCCCCATGTACCATGTCTATCATGAGGCGTGCCGGGAGCTGGCCTTTTACTTGGTGGGTGAGGAGGAGCCAGGCCGCACCTTTAACAGCCGCTTGCAGGGCGCTGGTCGCATCACCTCCTCCCAGATGGGGGCGGTGCAGAATGCGATGGAGCGCGCGGTCGTCACCTCGGCCACACATGTGGAGGCGAAGCTGGGCCTGATCGCCACCGTGCTGGCAGCAGCACCTTTTCTGGGACTGTTCGGGACAGTCTGGGGCATGCTGGATGTGTTTGCCGTGCTGGCGCAGACGGAAGGGGAGGCGGGCATGGCCGAGCTGGCCCCAGGCGTGTGTTCGGCGCTGCTGACCACGCTGCTGGCGCTCTTTGTCACGGTGCCTAGCCTGATCTCGTACAACTTTCTCGTTTCCAAAATCCGTCACCTGATCGTGCGCCTGGACAACTTTGCCAATGAACTGAGCGGCGTGCTGGACCGGCAGTTTGTTGACCATCGCAGCCCCGATGAATCGCTTCCCAGCCTGGGCTCGATGGGCACCCCGACGATGCCCGGCTTTAGCAATCCCCCCAACCAGTCCCTGGCCCCTGACGGCAAATTGGCCACTGCATGA
- a CDS encoding ExbD/TolR family protein — protein sequence MKRASQRDLPVHVSQVSLAALLDLVLILLLAFVVAVPFLRRVKAPEKVVVETTQVLPNPTPAAKIELRIQPDQSIRLDGQVVTGAQLLPSLKKLLESKPESGVLVRMPANFAAGPLARLMEEMHRAGVKQTAVEVVDGGKP from the coding sequence ATGAAACGTGCCTCTCAGCGTGATCTGCCCGTGCATGTCAGCCAGGTGAGCCTGGCGGCGCTGCTGGATCTTGTCCTGATCTTGCTGCTGGCCTTTGTCGTAGCGGTGCCTTTCCTGCGCCGTGTGAAAGCGCCGGAGAAGGTGGTGGTGGAGACCACGCAAGTGCTGCCCAACCCCACGCCTGCGGCGAAGATCGAGCTGCGTATCCAGCCGGATCAAAGCATCCGCCTGGATGGTCAGGTGGTGACCGGAGCGCAATTGCTGCCTTCGCTGAAGAAGCTTTTGGAATCGAAACCCGAGAGCGGGGTGCTGGTGCGGATGCCGGCGAATTTTGCCGCTGGGCCCCTGGCGCGGCTGATGGAGGAAATGCACCGTGCGGGAGTGAAGCAGACGGCGGTGGAAGTGGTGGATGGAGGCAAACCCTGA